One window from the genome of Zonotrichia leucophrys gambelii isolate GWCS_2022_RI chromosome 27, RI_Zleu_2.0, whole genome shotgun sequence encodes:
- the GOSR2 gene encoding Golgi SNAP receptor complex member 2 isoform X2, which translates to MGRLETSDKESVHLVENEIQARIDNIFSNLERLEILSSKEPPNKRQSAKLRVDQLKYDVQHLQTALRNFQHRRYLREQQERQREELLARTFTTNDSDTTIPIDETLQFNESLQSAHRGMDELIGSGTNILAGLRDQRVTLKGTHKKILDVANMLGLSNTVMRLIEKRAFQDKFLMLGGMAVTCLIMFLVVQYLT; encoded by the exons TGGTAGAGAATGAGATTCAGGCAAGAATAGACAACATATTCAGCAACCTGGAACGTCTGGAAATCCTGTCCAGCAAAGAACCTCCCAACAAGAGGCAGAGTGCCAAACT GCGAGTGGACCAGCTGAAATACGACGTGCAGCACCTGCAGACAGCCCTGAGGAACTTCCAGCACCGCCGGTACCTgcgggagcagcaggagaggcagcgggaggagctgctggcccgCACCTTCACCACCAAC GACTCTGACACCACCATCCCGATCGACGAAACCTTGCAGTTTAATGAATCCCTGCAGAGTGCCCACCGAGGCATGGATGAGCTTATTGGCAGTGGCACCAACATCCTGGCTGGCCTGAGAGACCAGAGAGTCACTTTAAAG GGCACCCACAAGAAGATCCTGGACGTTGCCAACATGCTGGGGCTGTCCAACACGGTGATGCGGCTGATCGAGAAGCGCGCCTTCCAGGACAAGTTCCTCATGCTGGGGGGCATGGCTGTCACCTGCCTCATCATGTTCCTTGTTGTGCAGTACCTGACATGA